In Silene latifolia isolate original U9 population chromosome X, ASM4854445v1, whole genome shotgun sequence, the following proteins share a genomic window:
- the LOC141619652 gene encoding nuclear transcription factor Y subunit C-3-like, protein MDQQGHGQAPGMGSGSGAGQLPYGGAYQPNQVTGAPVVTSVGSPQPSGAQIAQHQLAYQQIHHQQQQQLQQQLQAFWQNQYQEIEKVTDFKNHSLPLARIKKIMKADEDVRMISAEAPVVFARACEMFILELTLRSWNHTEENKRRTLQKNDIAAAITRTDIFDFLVDIVPREDLKDDVLSTLPRGPGMPMGGPADGLPYYYMPPTQNPGQPGAPGMMMGNPNAYGPPQSQAYMAQPMWPQAPPPQHQQSSSDA, encoded by the coding sequence ATGGATCAGCAAGGTCATGGTCAAGCCCCAGGCATGGGATCCGGTAGTGGTGCAGGTCAACTTCCTTATGGCGGTGCATACCAACCAAATCAAGTCACCGGGGCACCTGTGGTTACATCCGTGGGTAGCCCACAACCATCCGGAGCTCAGATCGCTCAGCACCAGCTGGCATACCAGCAGATTCACCACCAGCAGCAACAGCAACTTCAGCAACAACTTCAAGCATTCTGGCAGAACCAATACCAGGAAATCGAGAAAGTGACTGACTTCAAAAACCATAGCCTTCCTCTGGCAAGGATCAAGAAGATTATGAAAGCCGACGAGGACGTTCGGATGATCTCGGCTGAGGCCCCAGTCGTGTTCGCCCGGGCCTGCGAGATGTTCATTCTTGAGCTGACTTTACGTTCTTGGAATCACACGGAGGAGAACAAGCGGCGGACCCTACAGAAGAATGACATTGCCGCTGCAATTACTCGGACCGATATCTTTGACTTTTTGGTTGACATTGTGCCAAGGGAGGATCTGAAGGATGACGTACTTTCTACTCTCCCTAGGGGGCCTGGGATGCCCATGGGAGGCCCGGCTGATGGCCTTCCCTATTATTATATGCCTCCAACTCAGAATCCAGGTCAGCCTGGAGCACCAGGGATGATGATGGGTAATCCAAATGCATATGGTCCTCCTCAGTCTCAAGCTTATATGGCTCAGCCAATGTGGCCACAGGCACCGCCGCCGCAGCATCAACAGTCTTCTTCTGATGCTTAG